One window of the Syngnathoides biaculeatus isolate LvHL_M chromosome 11, ASM1980259v1, whole genome shotgun sequence genome contains the following:
- the fgf2 gene encoding fibroblast growth factor 2 encodes MATGEITTLPSTHEDGGGGFPPGTFKEPKRLYCKNGGFFLRIKSDGGVDGIREKSDPHITLQLQATSVGEVVIKGVCANRYLAMNRDGRLFGARRATEECHFLERLESNNYNTYRSRKYPTMYVALKRTGQYKSGSKTGPGQKAILFLPMSAKS; translated from the exons atggcCACCGGAGAGATCACCACGCTTCCATCCACGCACgaagacggcggcggcggcttccCACCCGGAACCTTCAAGGAGCCCAAAAGGCTGTACTGTAAAAACGGGGGCTTCTTCTTGCGGATCAAGTCGGACGGGGGAGTGGACGGAATCCGGGAGAAGAGCGATCCTCACA TAACACTTCAGCTGCAGGCCACCTCCGTCGGCGAGGTGGTCATCAAGGGGGTCTGCGCCAACCGCTATCTGGCCATGAACAGAGACGGGCGACTCTTTGGAGCG AGACGAGCGACCGAGGAGTGTCACTTTCTGGAGCGTCTGGAGAGCAACAACTACAACACGTACCGCTCCAGGAAGTACCCCACCATGTACGTGGCACTGAAGCGGACCGGCCAGTACAAGTCCGGAAGCAAAACCGGACCAGGTCAGAAGGCCATCCTCTTCCTCCCAATGTCCGCCAAGAGCTAA